In the Bacillus shivajii genome, one interval contains:
- the hisIE gene encoding bifunctional phosphoribosyl-AMP cyclohydrolase/phosphoribosyl-ATP diphosphatase HisIE yields the protein MNIENVRFDEKGLVPAIVQDAQSKEVLTLAYMNEESLKKSVETRETWFFSRSRQELWHKGATSGNTQKITDIRYDCDEDALVVLVEPAGPACHKGSYSCFSDSLLAGEGEAVEANDDRFEILNTLEEVIAKRDAERPEGSYTTYLFEEGVDKILKKVGEEASEVIIAAKNKDKEELTWESADLLFHLLVLLREQQLPLDDILARLKERHGN from the coding sequence ATGAACATAGAAAACGTTCGTTTTGATGAAAAGGGGCTAGTACCTGCAATTGTGCAAGATGCGCAAAGTAAAGAAGTATTGACCCTCGCTTATATGAACGAGGAATCGTTGAAAAAAAGTGTGGAAACGCGAGAAACGTGGTTTTTCAGCCGATCAAGGCAGGAATTGTGGCATAAAGGAGCAACGAGCGGGAATACGCAAAAGATCACTGACATTCGTTATGATTGTGATGAGGACGCTCTAGTTGTTCTTGTTGAGCCAGCAGGTCCAGCTTGTCATAAAGGATCATATAGTTGTTTTTCAGACAGTTTACTAGCTGGTGAAGGTGAAGCGGTAGAAGCTAACGATGATCGTTTTGAGATTTTAAATACGTTAGAAGAAGTGATTGCAAAGCGTGATGCAGAACGTCCCGAAGGTTCTTATACGACGTACTTATTTGAAGAAGGTGTCGATAAGATTTTGAAGAAAGTCGGAGAGGAAGCATCAGAAGTGATCATTGCAGCGAAAAACAAAGATAAAGAGGAACTAACATGGGAAAGTGCAGATCTTCTCTTCCACCTACTCGTTCTCTTAAGAGAACAGCAGCTACCACTTGATGATATATTAGCAAGGCTAAAGGAACGCCACGGAAATTAA
- the hisH gene encoding imidazole glycerol phosphate synthase subunit HisH — translation MIGIIDYGMGNLHSVTKALERIGVTPFISEDVEKLQKADSLILPGVGSFRDGMEELEKRDLISFIQNWASQGRPLLGICLGMQLLFDDSEENGLTEGLGLLPGSVRRFPGVTNDGRSYKVPHMGWNQLRVHQLNHPILNEVPAGHVYFVHSYVVEVCEEDVLIASTQYGQLVPAVVGRQNVWGTQFHPEKSSTLGMTMLKNFTEWRGE, via the coding sequence ATGATTGGAATTATCGATTATGGGATGGGGAATTTACATAGTGTTACCAAAGCGTTGGAGCGTATTGGGGTAACACCGTTTATTTCAGAGGATGTTGAGAAATTGCAGAAAGCCGATAGTCTCATCTTGCCTGGGGTAGGATCTTTCCGCGATGGAATGGAAGAGTTAGAAAAAAGAGACCTCATCTCGTTTATTCAGAATTGGGCATCACAAGGCCGGCCACTCTTAGGGATTTGCCTTGGTATGCAGCTTTTATTTGATGATAGTGAGGAGAATGGGTTAACTGAAGGACTCGGTTTATTACCAGGAAGCGTTCGACGTTTTCCTGGGGTTACAAACGATGGACGATCGTATAAAGTACCACATATGGGTTGGAATCAATTGCGTGTTCATCAACTTAATCATCCCATTCTAAATGAGGTCCCGGCAGGTCATGTGTACTTTGTGCACTCGTACGTGGTTGAAGTATGCGAAGAGGATGTGTTGATTGCTTCAACCCAGTATGGGCAACTCGTTCCAGCCGTCGTTGGACGACAGAACGTGTGGGGAACGCAGTTTCATCCAGAAAAGAGCAGTACATTAGGCATGACAATGCTGAAAAACTTTACAGAGTGGAGAGGAGAGTAA
- the hisA gene encoding 1-(5-phosphoribosyl)-5-[(5-phosphoribosylamino)methylideneamino]imidazole-4-carboxamide isomerase, giving the protein MFTIYPAIDIRGGKCVRLLQGDYNQETVYGDSPFDMAKSFYEQGTSWVHMVDLDGAKEGKPVNDDVVRQAAAQLGANIQIGGGIRTAECVAAYLDNGVSRVILGSSAISDPSFVKSMLKQYGGEKIAIGIDARDGYVATHGWLQTSEVKAEELGEELASYGAKTFIMTDISRDGMMSGPNVEAIANLGRVTGKQVIASGGVSSLEDVKTLKKFENDGISGAIIGKAIYTGKVSLKDAIAEVTS; this is encoded by the coding sequence ATGTTCACAATTTATCCAGCAATTGATATTCGTGGCGGAAAGTGTGTCCGTCTTTTACAAGGTGATTATAATCAAGAAACCGTGTATGGAGACTCTCCTTTTGACATGGCAAAGTCGTTTTATGAGCAAGGAACGTCATGGGTTCATATGGTCGATTTAGATGGAGCGAAAGAAGGCAAGCCAGTCAATGATGATGTTGTTCGTCAAGCAGCCGCTCAGCTAGGGGCAAACATTCAAATTGGTGGAGGAATCCGTACAGCAGAATGCGTCGCAGCATATTTAGATAATGGTGTTTCACGCGTTATTTTAGGAAGCTCAGCGATTTCAGATCCATCCTTTGTGAAGTCGATGCTTAAACAGTACGGAGGGGAAAAAATCGCGATCGGTATTGACGCACGAGATGGTTATGTGGCTACACATGGCTGGTTGCAAACGTCAGAGGTGAAAGCAGAAGAGCTAGGTGAAGAATTAGCGTCATATGGTGCGAAGACATTTATTATGACAGATATCTCCCGGGACGGGATGATGTCAGGACCAAACGTTGAGGCGATTGCCAATCTTGGTCGCGTGACTGGAAAACAAGTGATTGCTTCAGGTGGCGTCAGCTCTCTTGAAGATGTGAAGACGCTCAAGAAATTTGAAAACGACGGGATATCTGGCGCGATTATCGGAAAGGCAATTTATACAGGGAAAGTGTCACTGAAAGATGCGATTGCGGAGGTGACGTCCTGA
- a CDS encoding OsmC family protein yields the protein MRENINKDEQLATLAVQGATEQFSTTINVRSHQFLTDEPEELGGTDQGANPLEYCLGALIGCMNVIIRMVAKELEVTINDLELAADGTFDERGLMGEGNIRPYFQTINVHVTIHAGTIGDGVKEQLIQQVELRCPMYTMLKASQISFHTNWDWK from the coding sequence ATGAGAGAAAACATAAATAAAGACGAACAGCTAGCTACTTTAGCAGTACAAGGAGCAACGGAACAATTTTCCACTACGATAAATGTTCGATCCCATCAATTTTTAACAGATGAGCCTGAAGAGTTAGGCGGAACGGATCAAGGTGCGAACCCATTAGAGTATTGTTTAGGTGCATTAATTGGTTGTATGAACGTTATTATTCGAATGGTCGCAAAAGAATTAGAGGTAACAATAAATGACCTTGAACTTGCGGCAGACGGGACATTTGATGAGCGCGGATTAATGGGTGAAGGTAATATTAGGCCGTATTTCCAAACGATCAATGTACATGTGACGATTCATGCTGGGACTATTGGCGATGGGGTGAAAGAACAACTTATCCAGCAAGTTGAATTACGTTGTCCAATGTATACGATGTTAAAAGCTAGTCAAATTTCCTTTCATACGAACTGGGATTGGAAATAA
- the hisB gene encoding imidazoleglycerol-phosphate dehydratase HisB, with translation MENLNRQSSRKRTTNETEIELQFSIDGEGNANIGTDVPFMSHMLDLFTRHGLFDLHVCAKGDTEIDDHHTTEDVGIVLGEVLKEALGDKKGIRRYGNAFVPMDDALAQVVVDLSNRPHLEFRGELPAAKVGTFDTELVKEFLWKFALESRMNLHVIVHYGENTHHIIEAIFKALGRALDEATSLDPRVKGVPSTKGSL, from the coding sequence ATGGAGAATCTTAACAGACAAAGTAGCCGAAAAAGAACAACGAATGAAACAGAGATTGAACTTCAGTTTTCGATAGATGGTGAAGGGAACGCAAATATTGGCACGGATGTTCCGTTCATGAGCCATATGCTTGATCTTTTTACCCGACATGGTTTATTTGATTTACATGTCTGTGCTAAGGGGGACACAGAAATTGATGATCATCATACGACGGAAGATGTTGGGATCGTCCTCGGCGAAGTATTAAAAGAGGCGTTAGGAGATAAAAAAGGGATTCGTCGTTACGGAAATGCGTTTGTACCTATGGATGATGCGTTAGCTCAAGTGGTTGTTGATTTAAGTAACCGTCCCCACTTGGAGTTTCGCGGGGAGCTTCCAGCCGCAAAAGTCGGTACGTTTGATACAGAGCTTGTAAAAGAATTTTTATGGAAGTTCGCGTTAGAGTCTCGGATGAATTTGCATGTGATTGTTCATTATGGAGAAAATACGCATCATATTATTGAAGCCATTTTTAAAGCGTTAGGTCGTGCTCTTGATGAAGCGACATCTCTTGATCCGAGAGTGAAAGGTGTACCTTCGACGAAAGGAAGTTTATGA
- the hisD gene encoding histidinol dehydrogenase — translation MKIIPLSESVSLKRSIDQGTEEQRQSVINIISNVKSEGDEALKRFTEQFDGVSLDDFRVTEEETKEAYSKVDEETIAIIREARDNIQDFHARQEQQSWMTTKDDGTILGQKVTPLDSVGVYVPGGRAAYPSTILMNVVPAQVAGVQRIVMVSPPQKDGSLNPVVLVTAAELGVKEIYKTGGAQAVAALAYGTETIAPVDKIVGPGNIFVAIAKQLVFGTVDIDMIAGPSEIVVLADRSAKPSYIAADLLSQAEHDPMSSAVLVTTCETIAKEVASEVENQLTSLPKREIAQASVENFGAIYVANGLSEAIEAVNELAPEHLEVMIEEAWAHLGKIRHAGAIFIGEHSSEPVGDYFAGPNHVLPTNGTARFSSPLNVEDFTKKSSIISYSKAALQDNGEKIAAFARLEGLEAHARAVEQRMEDQDGES, via the coding sequence ATGAAGATCATCCCCTTATCAGAAAGCGTGTCGCTAAAACGATCGATTGACCAAGGTACAGAAGAACAAAGGCAATCTGTCATAAATATCATTTCGAACGTAAAAAGTGAAGGAGACGAAGCACTGAAACGGTTTACAGAACAGTTTGACGGTGTCAGCCTCGATGATTTTCGCGTAACAGAAGAAGAAACAAAAGAAGCGTATTCGAAGGTCGATGAAGAAACGATCGCGATTATCCGAGAAGCACGAGACAATATTCAAGACTTTCATGCTCGTCAAGAACAGCAGTCTTGGATGACGACGAAAGATGACGGGACGATTCTCGGACAAAAGGTCACACCACTTGATTCTGTTGGTGTGTATGTTCCAGGGGGAAGAGCGGCATATCCGTCAACAATCTTAATGAATGTTGTTCCAGCGCAAGTTGCGGGTGTTCAGCGGATCGTGATGGTTTCTCCGCCACAAAAAGATGGTTCTCTAAACCCGGTAGTTCTCGTGACAGCAGCAGAACTGGGAGTAAAGGAAATCTATAAAACCGGTGGTGCTCAAGCAGTTGCTGCACTTGCCTACGGAACAGAAACAATTGCGCCAGTAGATAAAATCGTTGGTCCTGGGAATATTTTTGTTGCGATAGCGAAACAACTTGTTTTTGGCACAGTTGATATCGATATGATTGCAGGCCCTAGTGAAATTGTCGTACTCGCTGATCGTAGTGCGAAGCCTTCCTACATTGCCGCTGATTTACTTTCACAAGCAGAGCACGATCCGATGTCCTCTGCTGTTCTCGTTACGACGTGTGAAACAATCGCAAAAGAAGTTGCGTCAGAAGTGGAAAATCAGCTTACATCTCTTCCAAAGCGGGAGATCGCGCAAGCTTCGGTTGAAAACTTCGGTGCGATTTATGTAGCCAATGGTTTGTCTGAAGCAATTGAGGCTGTCAATGAACTCGCTCCTGAACATTTAGAAGTAATGATTGAAGAGGCATGGGCACATCTAGGAAAGATCCGTCATGCTGGGGCAATCTTTATTGGGGAACACAGTTCTGAACCGGTCGGTGATTATTTTGCCGGACCGAACCACGTATTACCAACGAATGGTACGGCGAGGTTTTCCAGTCCGTTAAATGTTGAAGACTTTACGAAAAAATCGAGTATTATCTCTTATTCAAAAGCAGCACTTCAAGACAATGGTGAAAAAATAGCAGCCTTTGCACGCTTAGAAGGATTAGAAGCCCATGCTAGAGCAGTTGAACAACGAATGGAGGATCAAGATGGAGAATCTTAA
- the hisF gene encoding imidazole glycerol phosphate synthase subunit HisF has product MLTKRIVPCLDVKEGRVVKGVQFVDLRDAGDPVELAAFYDEQGADELVFLDISASHEGRETMVDVVEEVAGKLAIPFTVGGGINTVDDMKRILRAGADKVSLNTAAVKRPEVITEGADYFGSQCIVVAIDAKWDEELGSWRVYTHGGRQETEREVIEWAKEIVKRGAGEILLTSMDQDGAKTGFDLSLTKAVSEAVSVPVIASGGAGSKEHFYDVFEDAGQADAALAASIFHYKETSVAEVKEYLKERGLSIR; this is encoded by the coding sequence ATGCTTACAAAACGAATCGTTCCGTGTTTAGATGTAAAAGAAGGGCGTGTCGTTAAAGGCGTTCAGTTTGTTGATTTACGAGATGCAGGGGATCCTGTTGAGCTCGCTGCATTTTACGATGAGCAAGGCGCAGACGAACTTGTTTTTTTAGACATTTCCGCATCACACGAAGGCCGTGAAACGATGGTGGACGTTGTTGAAGAAGTTGCAGGGAAGCTGGCCATTCCGTTTACCGTTGGTGGCGGTATTAATACCGTTGATGATATGAAGCGAATTCTACGAGCTGGCGCAGATAAAGTGTCGTTAAATACGGCGGCAGTGAAACGACCAGAAGTAATCACTGAAGGTGCTGACTACTTTGGCTCGCAATGTATTGTCGTTGCGATTGATGCGAAGTGGGATGAAGAGCTCGGGTCATGGCGCGTTTATACACATGGCGGCCGTCAGGAAACAGAGCGTGAAGTCATCGAATGGGCAAAAGAAATCGTTAAGCGTGGCGCAGGCGAAATACTATTAACGAGTATGGACCAAGACGGGGCAAAAACAGGGTTTGACCTCTCCTTAACGAAGGCGGTCAGTGAAGCTGTTTCCGTTCCTGTCATTGCTTCAGGCGGAGCTGGCTCGAAAGAACATTTTTACGATGTATTTGAAGACGCCGGGCAAGCAGATGCAGCTTTAGCTGCGTCAATTTTCCACTATAAAGAAACGTCTGTTGCTGAAGTGAAAGAGTATTTAAAGGAGAGGGGGCTGTCGATCAGATGA
- the rapZ gene encoding RNase adapter RapZ, which produces MPVNAKNQQEFELVIITGMSGAGKTVAVQSFEDMGYFCIDNLPPALIPKFIDLVKESGGKMQKVALVIDLRGREFFDQLFTSIDKIGSESMVKPQILFLDAKDHALVRRYKETRRSHPLAGGGPPLEGIAVERDLLDDLKGQAQMIIDTTELKPLQLRERIIQRFSSSDKQVFNVHVLSFGYKHGIPIDADLVFDVRFLPNPHYIESMRPKTGLDKEVSDYVLKWTETQQFIEKLHDLLKYILPQYKREGKSQLILAIGCTGGKHRSITLAEYFKKRLADDGYHTYATHRDYEKGKREG; this is translated from the coding sequence ATGCCTGTTAATGCAAAAAACCAACAAGAATTTGAACTAGTTATTATTACAGGAATGTCTGGCGCAGGAAAAACGGTTGCTGTGCAAAGCTTTGAAGATATGGGATATTTCTGTATAGATAACTTACCACCTGCACTTATTCCTAAATTTATTGATTTAGTAAAAGAATCAGGCGGGAAGATGCAAAAAGTTGCTCTCGTTATTGACTTAAGAGGAAGAGAGTTTTTCGATCAACTATTTACATCGATTGACAAGATTGGTTCAGAGTCTATGGTAAAGCCACAAATCTTGTTTTTAGATGCGAAAGATCATGCGTTAGTGAGACGCTATAAAGAAACGAGACGTTCACATCCACTTGCAGGTGGAGGTCCTCCACTAGAGGGAATTGCTGTTGAACGTGATTTGTTAGATGATTTAAAAGGTCAAGCTCAAATGATCATTGATACAACTGAATTGAAGCCTTTACAGCTTAGAGAAAGAATCATTCAGCGTTTTTCTTCATCTGATAAGCAAGTATTTAATGTCCACGTTCTTTCATTTGGGTACAAGCACGGGATTCCAATCGATGCGGACTTAGTATTTGATGTTCGCTTCTTACCGAACCCTCACTATATTGAAAGTATGAGGCCTAAAACAGGGCTTGATAAAGAAGTATCCGATTATGTGTTAAAATGGACAGAAACTCAACAGTTTATTGAAAAACTTCATGATTTATTAAAATATATTCTTCCCCAATATAAGCGTGAAGGTAAGAGCCAGCTCATTTTAGCGATCGGTTGCACAGGTGGAAAGCACCGTTCGATTACGTTAGCTGAATACTTTAAAAAACGTCTTGCTGACGATGGGTATCATACGTACGCCACCCATCGAGACTATGAAAAAGGAAAGCGAGAAGGTTGA
- a CDS encoding NUDIX hydrolase, producing the protein MRQLQRVTNCLLTNEDEVLMLKKPSKGWWVAPGGKMEQRESILESVTREFIEETGLKIKEPELRGIFTIIIEEKGNVVDEWMMFTFHAKDHSGKLLEESPEGQLAWQKKDAFLNLPMARGDYEIFDHVLKGEGIMYGNFTYSKSYELLSYRLEVAGLPTKVFDVKENK; encoded by the coding sequence GTGAGACAGTTGCAACGAGTGACAAATTGTTTATTAACAAATGAAGACGAAGTATTAATGTTAAAAAAGCCTAGTAAAGGCTGGTGGGTAGCACCAGGTGGAAAAATGGAACAACGTGAATCCATTTTAGAGAGTGTGACAAGAGAATTTATTGAAGAAACGGGTTTAAAGATAAAAGAGCCAGAACTTAGAGGGATTTTTACGATCATTATCGAAGAAAAAGGGAACGTTGTTGATGAATGGATGATGTTTACATTTCATGCAAAGGACCACTCAGGAAAACTTTTGGAAGAATCACCTGAAGGTCAACTAGCTTGGCAAAAGAAAGATGCTTTTTTGAACCTTCCTATGGCACGTGGTGATTATGAAATTTTTGACCATGTTCTAAAAGGAGAAGGGATTATGTATGGAAACTTTACGTATTCAAAGTCATATGAATTACTTTCCTATCGCCTCGAAGTTGCGGGATTGCCTACAAAGGTATTCGATGTAAAAGAAAATAAATAA
- the trxB gene encoding thioredoxin-disulfide reductase, with translation MSEEKIYDVAIIGAGPAGMTAAVYTSRANLSTIMIERGVPGGQMANTEDVENYPGYDHILGPDLSNKMFEHSRKFGAEYKYGDVKEIIDGKEYKRIVAGNGEYKARAIIITTGAKYKSLDVPGEKELSGKGVSYCAVCDGAFFKNKELVVVGGGDSAVEEAVYLTRFASKVTVIHRRDELRAQKILQDRAFDNEKIDFIWSHVVKEINEKDGKVGSVTLINKEDGSEREFKTDGVFIYIGMLPINEPFLNLGVTNADGYVETNEEMETKVPGVFAAGDIREKTLRQIVTATGDGSIAAQNVQHYVENLMEELKETSNS, from the coding sequence ATGAGCGAAGAAAAAATTTATGATGTAGCGATTATTGGAGCTGGTCCTGCAGGAATGACAGCGGCTGTTTATACGTCACGAGCAAACCTTTCAACCATTATGATTGAACGTGGGGTTCCTGGCGGACAAATGGCGAACACGGAGGATGTTGAAAACTATCCAGGTTATGACCATATTCTTGGTCCAGACTTGTCGAATAAAATGTTTGAACACTCACGGAAGTTCGGTGCAGAATACAAATATGGTGATGTCAAAGAAATCATCGATGGCAAGGAATATAAACGCATTGTTGCAGGCAACGGTGAATACAAAGCACGTGCGATCATTATTACGACAGGTGCCAAGTATAAATCATTAGATGTACCTGGTGAAAAAGAATTAAGCGGAAAAGGTGTTTCATATTGTGCAGTTTGTGACGGCGCATTCTTTAAAAATAAAGAGCTTGTTGTCGTTGGTGGTGGAGATTCTGCCGTTGAAGAAGCCGTATATTTAACACGTTTTGCAAGTAAAGTAACAGTCATTCACCGTCGTGATGAATTAAGAGCACAAAAGATCTTACAAGACCGTGCGTTTGACAACGAAAAGATTGACTTCATTTGGAGTCACGTCGTAAAAGAAATTAACGAAAAAGATGGCAAAGTAGGCAGTGTCACGCTTATAAACAAGGAAGATGGTTCAGAGCGTGAATTTAAGACAGACGGTGTATTTATTTACATCGGTATGTTACCAATCAATGAGCCGTTCCTTAACTTAGGGGTTACAAATGCAGATGGTTACGTTGAAACAAACGAAGAAATGGAAACGAAAGTTCCTGGTGTTTTTGCAGCAGGAGATATTCGAGAAAAAACGCTTCGTCAAATTGTAACAGCAACAGGTGATGGTAGTATCGCAGCTCAAAATGTCCAGCATTACGTAGAAAATTTAATGGAAGAGTTAAAGGAAACATCCAACTCATAA
- a CDS encoding tetratricopeptide repeat protein: protein MRNTNVKEKRGQIIPFLQNGAYFYKKGIEAYQNRNIKHAINFIERAIRMEPDEPVFKCQLAIIFAEQGKYEEANVILEKLIEKGDESLSESFFFYANNLAHLGKLEEAKSHLNKYLELDPEGDFSEDAHSLLDMIDSEDILSEDSEEIEPLKQDELVIDYLNKGDFDWAEKEARGHLTEQPQDWDVYAYLAEALMNQGNLEEAQSILQNLLLKNEPNFLAQCLMCDLLNRTDDPQANTWVENVVHLRPMTEAHQYYLARTLYFLEQYQQAYKWFQKLHRSSSFQKPTAFYHQMAILAWKNGEKQTAEKLWERLKRLDRENEGMINDYVAAMENEADYPLPKDEWFYYKEQLMTQ from the coding sequence GTGCGGAATACGAATGTAAAAGAAAAAAGAGGGCAGATCATCCCGTTTTTGCAAAATGGTGCATACTTTTATAAAAAGGGGATCGAAGCTTATCAGAACCGCAATATAAAGCACGCGATTAACTTTATTGAAAGAGCAATTCGCATGGAACCAGATGAGCCTGTGTTTAAGTGTCAATTAGCGATTATTTTTGCTGAGCAGGGTAAGTATGAAGAGGCAAATGTTATCTTAGAGAAGCTTATCGAAAAAGGTGATGAGTCATTAAGTGAAAGCTTCTTCTTTTATGCAAATAATCTTGCTCATCTTGGAAAACTTGAAGAAGCAAAAAGCCACCTTAATAAATATTTAGAGCTAGACCCTGAAGGAGACTTTTCTGAGGATGCTCATTCTCTTTTAGATATGATTGATAGTGAAGACATTTTGAGTGAAGACAGTGAGGAAATTGAGCCACTTAAACAAGATGAATTAGTCATTGACTATTTAAATAAAGGTGATTTTGATTGGGCAGAAAAAGAAGCGAGAGGACATCTAACTGAACAACCACAAGATTGGGATGTTTATGCGTATCTTGCTGAAGCTTTAATGAATCAAGGAAACCTTGAAGAAGCGCAGTCGATCTTACAAAACTTATTACTAAAAAATGAACCGAACTTTTTAGCACAATGCCTTATGTGTGATCTATTGAATAGGACAGATGACCCACAAGCAAATACATGGGTAGAAAACGTTGTCCATTTAAGACCGATGACAGAGGCTCATCAATATTATTTAGCAAGAACCTTATACTTTTTAGAACAATATCAACAAGCTTATAAATGGTTTCAAAAACTTCATCGTAGCAGTTCTTTCCAGAAGCCTACTGCTTTTTACCATCAAATGGCGATTTTAGCGTGGAAAAATGGCGAAAAACAAACGGCAGAAAAGCTATGGGAAAGATTGAAACGACTTGATCGTGAAAATGAAGGTATGATTAATGATTATGTAGCTGCGATGGAAAATGAAGCAGATTATCCATTGCCGAAAGATGAATGGTTTTATTACAAAGAGCAGCTAATGACTCAGTAA
- a CDS encoding DUF4352 domain-containing protein, whose translation MKKIMFLVLATALVACGGEAEIERVDDTEEDIIEDVETGTTEDEGEVEDIVEPEEEKEEEVEEDLSIGDAVMFNGVQITLDDVRIDHGTDEWDAPNNDQYVIVHLTIENTLEESYNVSSMLQMSLFDEEHYSQDLAFMADTKGSLDGELGPGRTMRGEVAFDADESNYYEFIFEDPFTSGQAIWEFEINEDS comes from the coding sequence ATGAAAAAAATCATGTTCTTAGTATTGGCAACAGCACTTGTTGCTTGTGGCGGTGAAGCTGAGATCGAACGTGTTGACGATACAGAAGAAGACATCATTGAAGATGTAGAAACTGGAACAACCGAAGATGAAGGAGAAGTCGAAGATATTGTAGAGCCTGAAGAGGAAAAAGAGGAAGAGGTTGAAGAAGATCTATCTATTGGTGACGCTGTGATGTTTAATGGAGTTCAAATCACATTAGATGATGTTCGCATTGATCACGGGACTGATGAATGGGACGCTCCAAACAACGATCAATACGTGATTGTTCATTTAACAATCGAAAATACATTAGAGGAATCATACAACGTCTCTTCGATGCTACAAATGAGCTTATTTGATGAAGAACACTACTCTCAAGATTTAGCTTTTATGGCAGATACGAAAGGCTCGTTAGATGGAGAACTTGGACCAGGCCGAACGATGCGTGGTGAAGTCGCTTTCGATGCGGATGAATCCAATTATTATGAATTTATTTTTGAAGATCCCTTTACAAGTGGCCAGGCCATTTGGGAGTTCGAAATCAACGAAGATAGCTAA
- the hisG gene encoding ATP phosphoribosyltransferase: MILQEDLLTVAMPKGRIFDEAVSLLREAGYPLPPEFDESRKLIIEVPEAGMQFILAKPMDVPTYVEHGVADVGVAGKDTMIEEKRDVYEVLDLKISECYMAVAGLPTYNPKADISPKIATKYPNLASEYFRQQGEQVEVIKLNGSIELAPIVGLADRIVDIVSTGRTLRENGLVELETMMSITSRFIVNPVSYRTKSAQIDEMVERLATVIEKENAE, encoded by the coding sequence ATGATACTACAAGAAGATCTATTAACCGTAGCGATGCCAAAAGGTCGCATCTTTGATGAAGCCGTCTCTCTTCTCCGTGAAGCGGGATACCCTCTACCTCCAGAATTTGACGAATCGAGAAAACTCATTATTGAAGTACCTGAAGCAGGCATGCAATTTATTTTAGCAAAGCCGATGGATGTTCCGACTTATGTTGAACATGGTGTTGCCGATGTCGGTGTTGCCGGTAAAGACACAATGATCGAAGAGAAGCGAGATGTGTATGAAGTACTCGACTTAAAAATTAGCGAGTGTTACATGGCTGTTGCGGGGCTTCCGACATATAATCCGAAAGCAGATATCTCACCAAAAATTGCGACGAAATATCCGAACCTTGCTTCAGAATATTTTAGGCAGCAAGGTGAACAAGTAGAAGTGATTAAGCTGAATGGATCGATCGAATTAGCACCAATTGTTGGTCTTGCAGATCGAATTGTTGATATCGTCTCAACAGGGAGAACACTCCGAGAAAATGGACTTGTTGAATTAGAAACGATGATGTCAATCACCTCTCGTTTTATCGTCAACCCTGTTAGTTATCGCACGAAATCGGCACAAATTGACGAGATGGTTGAACGTTTAGCTACAGTGATTGAAAAGGAGAATGCCGAATGA